The DNA region CAGCAGCCCCACCTTGAGCCCTGCGGCTCTCAGCTGCATTACCGCTTCGCGGCATATCCTGGCCGACGTGCCGAACGCCACCACCAGGGCCTCCGCGTCTTCAATCTGGAAGGTATCCCAGCGCTGCTCTTCGGCCGTTATCTTCTCGTACTTCGCCTGCTCTCGCAGGCATATCGGCTCGAGCAGCTCTGGAGTAAGGCCCCAGCACTGCACGATGTTCCGCTTCGCACCCGGACCACGCCTGCCGGTCCCGGTTGTCGCCCAGGGCTTTTCTGTCCTCACAGGTGAGGGCTCCTTGAAAACCACTCGCTCCATCGTCTGGCCGATGATCCCGTCGCCCAGCAGTATTACGGGGAGCCGCCACCTGTCGGCGAGGTCAAACGCCTCCATCATGAGGTCGGCCGCCTCCTGAACCGATGCGGGGCCGAGCACTATGGGATGGTAATCCCCGTGGCCGCCGCCCTTCGTCGCCTGGAAGTAATCACCCTGGCTGGGGCCGAGTCCCCCGAGACCCGGGCCGGCGCGCTGGATGTTGACGACGACGCAGGGGAGTTCAGCCCCCGTGATATACGACAGCCCTTCCTGCTTGAGGCTTATCCCGGGGCCCGACGACGCGGTCATCACGCGGGCTCCGGACCCTGCCGCGCCGTAGACCATGTTGATGGCCGCGACTTCGCTCTCAGCCTGCAGGAACGTCCCCCCGACCTCAGGCATGCGCCGCGCGAGGTACTCGGCCAGCTCGCTCGACGGCGTAATGGGATACCCGAAGAACAGCCTGCACCCGGCCCTGATGGCAGCCTCGGCTATGGCCTCGTTGCCCTTCATGAAATACTGGTTTTCCACAGCCTATCCTCCTTAACGCCGGCGGCGCTAGCGCCAGACCGATATCGCGACGTCGGGGCATACGAGCGCGCACATGGCGCAACCCGTGCACTTATCCGGTTCCGCTACGGCCGCAGGGTAGTATCCCTTGCCGTTCGCGGCACGCGACTTGCCCAGGCACTTCCTGGGGCAAGCGACAACGCACAACTCGCATCCCTTACACGTCTCTACTGCAATCTCAACCCTGGCCAAGAAAGCTCCTCCTTCCTGCTCCACCCCCCGCGGGGCTACTGTTTACTTCCGGACGAGAGGATGACGGCCAGCGCGAGCGACGCGGCCTTGTTCTCGGGCGTGTCCGCCCTCGAGTTCATCACGACCGGCTTCCGCGCCCCCACGACGATGCCCGCCATGATCGCGCGGCCGAAATAAAGCATGCTCTTGCCGAGTATGTTCCCTGATTCAAGGTCCGGCGCGACCAGCACGTCCGCGCGCCCCGCCACCTCACCGGTGACGCCTTTCTGCGCGGCGGCCTCCGCGCTCACCGCAACGTCGAGGGCCAGCGGCCCATCCACGAAGGCCCCCTTGATCTGCCCCCTGTCCGCCATTTTGGCGATAGCCGCCGCATCCGTGGTCGCCTGCATCTCGGGGTTGACGACCTCGACCGCCGCGAGAATGGCAGCCCTGGGCTTCTGATAGCCCAGACCCCTCGCCATGTCAATGGCGTTCTGCACGATCTCCACCTTCGTCTTGAGGTCGGGCGAAACGTTGATGCCCGCGTCGGTCACGAACACCATCCGGTCGAACTCCGGCACGTCCATGGCTGCCACGTGGCTCAAGATCCGCCCCGTCCGAAGGCCTGTCTCGGGGTGAAGCACGGCTTTCATGAAGTCGGCGGTCTTGACCTGGCCCTTCATGAGGATGTGCGCCTTCCCGCTCGACACCAGCGAGGTCGCCATCTGGGCCGCCGCCGCGGGCGTCGGGGCATCCACGACCTCCATGCCGCGCAGGCTCAACCCGCCCTCGACAGCGAGATTTTCGATCTTCGCGACCTGCCCGAACAGTGTGGCTTCAACGCCGAACTCCTCGCGGCACACCCTCACGGCGAGGATGGTGTCGTCATCCTCGGCACCGGCGACAGCGAGCCGCAGCGGCTCTCTGCTGAGGATCTCCCGGGCCTGCCTGGCGTACGACTCGAATCTCCTGAGGTTCAAACCCACGGACGTCCCCTCCCCATCAGCCTGACATACACTCATGGCCGCGTCCAGAAGCTCCGGCTATCGCGTTCAGTGGGGCTGCACAAGACCGCCGGTTGGGTGGCGCTCTCAAACGCAGCCGCGCGTGGCGCAGTCTAGATCCAACACAGAATTCAGCAACCATTGGGGAAGATCCTTCAGGCAAAGGGGTGACTTGCCGTCAAATGTGGTTGGCCGACCCGCGAGTTCGGTCTGCTGTTACTCCCCGTGCGGGACCTGCCCACCGGCGATGGCTTTCAGCAGAGCGTCCTTTGCCTCACCCACAGTGAGGGGTACGCCGATATCCACCCCGGCGGCCTGCAGCCGGCTGAACAGGTCCACCAGCACCGGCAGTTGAAGGTTGGCCTCGGTCAGGACGTCCGGCCTCGAGAATATCTCGCGGGGCGTGCCGCGGGCCGCTATCCTGCCGCCGGCGATAACGTAGATGGTGTCCGCGAGCAGTGGGACACTGTCCACGTCGTGAGTAGTCATGATCACTGTAGTCCCCAGCCTGGAGTTGAACGAGTGCAACAGCGCCAGGATATCCCGGCGTGAGCGGGAGTCGAGCCCATCGAAGGGCTCGTCCAGTACGAGAATGTCCGGCTTCAGCACCATGGCCCCCGCGAGAGCGACCTTTTTCTTCTCACCGCCGCTGAGGTAGTGGGGGACCTTCTTGCTCAGGTGTCCGATGCCCACCGCATCGGTGATGGAGTCCACCATACCTCTTACCTCGGACACAGGAACTCCCTGGTTGCGCGGGCCGAACGCGACGTCGTCCCAGACCGTCGGCCCGATTATCTGCTCGTCGACGTCCTGGAGCACCACCCCGATGCGGCTCCGGATCCTGGCGAAATCCCGCGCGGGGTTGACGCCCAGCACCGTCACCTCACCCTCGACCGGCTTCAGCAGGCCGGTGATATGCATGAGGAGCGTGGTCTTACCCGACCCGTTGGGACCGAGCACAACCACGCGTTCACTCTTGCGCACGACGAAGTCCAGCCCGCACAGCCGGACCTCGGTCCGGTCGGGGTAGACGTGAGTCAGGCACCGTATCGACACTATTTCGTCCATCGCACATCCCGTTCCCGCCTGAATGGCTCCATACCTACCAGGCCCCCGCCCACTCACAGCGTCCTTGCCAGGCAGAGCAGCGCGAGTCCCACAATCACGGGCAACGCGTCGTACCGCGTGAGGCCGGCGACGTCACCGCGCCGCCTGTCACTCGAACTCCTGATGCCCGTGGCGTAGCCGCGCAGCACGAGTACCCTGTACGTCCTCTCGCTCAGGTCTATCGAGCGGATGAGCGCCGTGCCCAGCGCCGCCCCTATCGCCGACGGGCTGCGGGCCCCCTTCAACCTGAGCACCCTGCCCACGGCAGCCAGGCGGCCTGCCAGCAGGAAGAACGACCTGTACGTCATGTAGACTGAATCCGCCAGGATCCCCGGCAGGACGCGCTCAAGCACGGAGTGCAGGCTCACGAACGTGGTCGTCCCCAGGAGGACGATCAACGCCGCGGCTGCGGAAACAGACCGGAGGACTCCCAGCACGGGGTCGCCGGTGGAGAACACCCATCCGAAGAAAGCCGGGTAGAGCAGCAGGTGGCCCATCCGCCCCGCCGGTATCCCCGCGGCCGCAGCGAGGCCCGCTACCGCGGCGAATACAGCGGTAGCAGATCTCACGCCGGTCGAGAGGATAGCCGCCGCGACGCAAAGCGCCGCCATGGCGATCTTCGAGGTCGTCGACGCCCTGTGGATCACCGAATTGCCGCTCGATGACAGGTAGTCCAGGTACGCTATGTCCATCAGGTCATCTCACCGCCGGTTCCCTCCGGCAGTCTCCGGGACTCAGCCCGCTCCGCGGTCGATCAGGTCGGGCCTCACCTTAACGAGGAACGCCAGGGTCACGGCCACGACGACCGACTCGAGAGCCGCGCCCGCCAGCCCGACTGGCAGGATGAGCGTCGCCCCCTCGCGCACCCTGTTCAGAAATCCCTCTTCCCCGTGCTCTTCGCCTTCGTGACCCGCGGCAGCGGTCTCGTGGGCGGCGTCGTGGACCTCTTCCCCTTCTTCGTGCCGGTGAGCGAGCTCGTGCGGGTCGAGTCCCGCCGCCGAGACGACACCCAACACAAGGCTTACCGATATCGCGACCGCCACCACGGTGGCGACCACAGCGGAGGGCGTCACGCCCAATCTCCGTCGGAGCAGGGAGAACACCGCCCAGCCAACGGCCGCTTCCGCGCCGAGGACGAGCGAGTTGATTCCGATGACCGTGACCCCGCCGTGGCCAATCAGGGCGAGCAGCAGGTTGACCACGAATGCGCACACCAGGGCGAGCGCGGGGCCCAGGATCACGCCCGCCAGCACCCCGAGGTTGAGGTGTACTGGGAGCGGCCCGAGCGGCATGGACATCGCCACGAGCATGAACGCCCCCATGATCCCGATGATCGCGACCTTCTTGCGTACGTCTTGCTTCCTCAACGACCACAGCGAAACCGACAGCGCCGCGGCCAGCAGCAGGAAGCCGCCGAACGCCATCCACATGGGAATGGAACCGTCGGGGAAATGAAGGTGGCTCACTTCCCGTCCTCCTCCACGAGTTCCTCGTTTCCGCAGCCTGCACAATACCCGAATGCCTCAAAACGGTGGCTCACCAGTCTGAACCGCACGGATGCCAGGGCCTGCTCGTCGAGGTGCACCGGGCATCCCGCGATCTCCTCCACCCGGCCGCAGCCGAGGCAGATCAGGTGATGGTGGTGCGACGCGTTGGCCTCGAACCTCGTCGGCTCCCCGCAGACCTCCACCTTGCCGATGAGCCCTTCCCCGGCCATCAGGCCGAGGTTCCGGTAAACGGTGGCCAGGTTTGTACCCTCGCACCTCTTGCGGACGCGCTGGTACACCTGCTCCGCGGTAAGGTGCTTCGAGGTCCCCACCAGCACCTCGAGGATCGCCCTCCGCTGCCGCGTCAGCTTGTAGCCCATGTCCGCGAGTTCGCGGGTCCTTTCAGTCCCACCCATGATATCACCGCCGCGGGCTTATTTGCAGATACGAATCGTTTGCATTTATATTATAGAACCCCTGGTGGGAAAATGCTAACGATCTTGCCGGCCGTCAGCCTGGCGCGAGCGCGGTCCCGGGGCGCACGAATCGATCGCCCTCCGTGTCACTGTCCCCTGTATCAGTACCCCAGGTCTCGCTGTATGGCCCGCATCGCCTCCGCGGACCGGCGGAGGCCCTCCACCTCCCCCGCGGAAAGGGGTAGTTCGAGCGCGGTGGCGACGCCCGTCCTGTTCACGATGGACGGCAGGCTCAGGCATACTCCGGAGATCCCGTGCTGGCCGGTCAGCATCGTGGACACGGTCAGGACCGAGTGCTCGTCCCTGAGCACGCTTTCGATGATCCTCCTCAGGGCGAAGGCGATCGCCCAGTACGTGGCGCCTTTCATATCAATAATGTGGTAAGCCGATTCCCTGACGTTTCTGGCGATGTTCTCGCGGTCGACGTTGTCGCAACCCCTCGGGCAGGCGGGGCAGAACTCATCCAGGCGGGCGCCGGCTATGTTCGTGAGGCTCCACGCGGGGACCTCGGTGTCACCGTGCTCGCCGATTACGTAGGCGTGCACGTTGCGCGGGTCGACCCCGCAGTGGCCGCTCAGGAGGTAGCGGAACCGGGAAGAGTCCAGTACGGTGCCCGAACCCATTACGCGTGAGGGATCGCGCGTGGTGGTCAGGGCGGCAACGTGGGTCAACACGTCCACCGGGTTCGTCACCACGATCACCACCGCCTCGGGGGGCGCATGCCTGTCGATCTCCGACATGACCTCGCGCAGCACCGCGGCATTATCGCGCGACAGGTCCACGCGGGTCTCCCCTGGTTTCTGGTTCCGGCCGGCGGTGACGACTATGACGTCAGAACCCGAACAGCCCGAAATATCAGCCGAGTACACCCTTACCGGGCGGACGAATGACGCCCCATGCGCGAGGTCGAGAGCCTGACCCTCCGCCCTGTCGGCGTTCTTGTCTATAAGGCAGATTTCCGACAGCAGCCCGCTCTCCATAAGCGCGAATGCAGTGGCTGAACCTACCAGCCCAACGCCCACGATCGACACCTTCGCAGCCCCGTTCATTCAGACCCCCCAATCCATCGCACTCTCAACCAGATCATTCCCATTCTGAGCAGCGCCGATGCCGCGGCCGGATGCTGCCTTATGGTAACACTTGACGCCGACGCGCCATAGAATGTTGATGACGCACACGCTGCGCGCTGCTCGAATAGGAGGTGGGGGAGGCAGTGAGCATTAAGGAGCTATCCCTTGAACCCAGGGACGTTTCCCTTATCAAGGCACTCAGGCCGTTCAGCGGCCCGTTCGGACAGAAGCTGATCGATACGATCCTCGACATGAGCGCAATGCAGAGCGAGGGGAAAGACGTTCAGGTCCTGAGCCCCGTCTGGTTCTCCATCAAGCTCCAGGAAGTCGCCCAAAACGCGTTTTCCCTGTTCCTCATACTCATTTTGTTGCTCCTATCCACAGGCGGCTGGCCGGCTGACCCGCCGGCCGACGGGACACCCAAATCCAGGTTCTTCTGACGGCTATCGCGGGGAAAGGGGCTGGGCAATAGATGGGCTTCACCGAAGGTAGTCTTCCCGAGGGGAAGATCTCCGCGGAGATCATGTCGGTACTTCCGCGGGTATGTGAGCGCCTGCCCGTTATAATCGAGCTTTCGTCCGATGCGGTCGCCCTTGACGCCATACCCGCCAAGCTGGAGGGTTTCGAGTTCAAGTGCGACCTCGCGATAATCAATGCGATCGCCGGTACCATATCGCCAGACCAGATACAATCGCTGGCGGCGAAGCCTTCAGTGTACAAGGTGTATCCCGACAAGATGGTCCAGGCATGCCTCAACGTGGCCACGCCCGCGCTACGGGCCCACCTGATCCAGCAGCGCGGGACCACCGGCAAGAGCGTCACCGCGGCCGTCGTCGATACGGGGGTTCACCCCCATCCCGACCTCACGCGCCCCGAGAACAGGCTGGTGGCGTTCGCCGATTTCGTCGGCAAGAAAGGGTCCCCCTACGATGACAACGGTCACGGGACTCACGTCGCCGGCGAGATCGCGGGCAACGGCTACTCGTCGAACGGCAGATACAAGGGGATCGCTCCCGAGGCCAGGATAGCCGGAGTCAAGGTGCTCGACCAGAACGGAAAGGGACAGACGTCCACTGTGATCCAGGGTCTGGATTGGTGCCTCAAGAACAGGAGCAGGCACAACATCAGGGTCGTGAACCTCTCCATGGGGTCGCCCGCCGGCTCACCTCCCCACGAGGACCCCCTGTGCAAGGCGGTCGAGAGGCTGTGGGACGCGGGGATAGTGGTACTCGTCGCGGCCGGCAACGACGGGCCGGCGGACAAGACCATCCTGAGCCCCGGAAACGACCCCAAGGTGATAACGATCGGGGCTATGGACGACAAGAGGACGGTCGAGCGGAAGGACGACGCGATCGCCGATTTCTCCGCCAGGGGTCCAACGGCGGAGGGGCTGGCCAAACCCGACATTCTCGCCCCCGGTGTGGGGATCACCTCGCTCAAGGTGCCAAAGGGATCGCCGGGATTCAGGCTCCGCGGTTCCAGCAGGACTTACCAGGCGCTATCGGGGACCTCGATGGCCACATCCCTGGCGGCGGGCGTCGCAGTGTTGATGCTGGACCACGAACCCGGCCTCACACCGGACGAAGTGAAACAGCGGATGATGTCGTCTGCCGAAAACCGTGGTTACGATGCGAACGTCCAGGGGCGCGGTTACATCGACGCCAACAAGGCGGTAAGACCCTAGGTTAGGGCCGGACGATGACCGCGCAAGAATAGCAAGGAGGGGATTGCGTGTGTCTTCACCGTTGTTCAGGATATCCATGCCGACCGGACTGACTCAGAAGAGCGCAGCGCCAGACCCTTGGGCGGGGTACCAGTTCTGGGTTTGGCCCTACGGCTGGAGGAAGACCCAGGCCAACGTGACCGTTGCCACCCCTCGGCACAGGATCGACCCACCGGCGCCCGCGACTTCCGCCCCGGCGCCTCATGCTCCTCCTGCGCCCACACCACCCCCTTCAGCCCCGGCGACCCCAACCTCGCCGGAGCGACCGGTCGAGAACGGGGCAGGGCATTTGTTTGAGCCGCCAATTCCTCCCCCGATGGGGGCGGGCGAAACCCCCGCGCAGGAAGTGCGCGCCAATCACGGTTCTCTCGTGTGGAAGATCCCGTCCAGGGGCAAGGGGGGTCACGATTGAAAACGCGACCGGGAGTTCAACAACAGGGTTCTCCCGCCGGGGCGTGGCCGGACCCGTACATGACCAGGGCAAACAAGATGCTGGTATACAGCAACCCTCACAACCAGCGGGTGGCCCCGGCGTGGCACAACAACAACGTGGTGCATTTCCTCGACCTGGGGGAAGTGGCCGTCGATCCAGGTGGAGCTGCCCTCAATCCGCTGTACTTCGTGATTACCGGTTTCGACCACGCGGGGACGCCCGTCCTGGTGCAAGGCCAGTACTGCATAGTCAGCCGCCTCCCCGGGGAGCCGGGCTACTCGCAGTTCTGCCGGGTGTGCTTCCTCGAGGCGCCCGCCATCTACATGCCCAACACCGTCAGGTCCGAGGAAGACGCAAAGGCGAGCGGCTACCCGATCCTCGAGACGGACATGGTCCTGTGCGCGCCGGTACTCTAGTTCCCCGTAGCTCCGGCCCATCAGGCGGGCCGGCGGAGGTGGTCCGGTGGTTTTCGCGACGAGGTACCTCAGGTTGATGGACCCGCCCATGGTCGGGCCCGACGTCAGCCTCACCCAGGGGAGACTGAAAGCCCTCGGCATATACGAGGGAGAGATTAACGGGGTATTCGACGAGGCCACGGCCGAGGCCGTAAGGCGTTTCCAGCAACGGAACGGCCTGCGCGTTGACGGGATCGTGGGGCCGGACACGTACAACGCCCTCCAGCTCGGGGAGGCCATCGATGTGTGGCAGTCACCGCGCACCGGACCGCGCATCTCGATAGACCTGGTGCGGCGCCGGCTTTTCCTTTATCGCGCAGGGGTGCTGCTGGAGACGTTCCCCGTCGCCATCGGGAAGCCGTCCACTCCGACTCCGCCTGGCAACTGGGTGATCGTTGATAAACAGGAGAACCCCGGAGGGGCGTTCGGCGCAAGGTGGATGCGGCTGAGCACGCGGTGGGGTGGGTACGGGATCCATGGCACGGACACCCCCGAGTCGATAGGCAGGGCGGTCAGCCACGGCTGCGTGCGCATGCTGAACGAGAACGTCATTACCGTGTACAATCAGGCGCCCCTCGGGACCAACGTCAAGATACAGGGCGAGGCCATGACCGGCCGCATCCTCAGGATCGGCGTGGAGCCGGCCGACGACGTCCGCCTGGTCCAGGAGAGGCTCAAAGCCCTCGGATACTATCGCGGGGACGTGGACGGATTCTACGGCCCGCTCACGGCGGGGGCCGTGATGGCGTTCCAGCGCGACCGCGGGCTCGACCCCGACGGCATAGTCGGGCCGGCCACGTACGAGGAACTCGAGCTCGCCTGGGACCAGGCGACCGGCGACAGGAGGCCGTAAGCCAACGGCCCGCGGCGGTCTCTCCGGACTGGCGTGTGGCGGCTATCTGCGGCCTGCAGCAGCGGCTTCCCGGCGGCACACCAACGGCGTGTGCCGCCCTGATTTTGCCCGGCATAAGATCTACGGGAGGTAGAGGGGGATGGGTGATGGCTTCGCGGATATGATGCAGCAGTTCCAGGAGATACGGGCCGAGATGGAGAGGGTCAGGGAGGCGTTACGCGCCAAGACCATAGACGCCTCTTCGGGGCCCGTCAAGGTCACTATCAACGGGCACCAGGAGATTGTATCGGTATCGCTGACTCCCGAGTTCGCTCAGGACCCCCGCAGGCTGGAGGAATCCATCAAAGCGGCGGTAAACGACGCCATAATGAAGTCCCAGAACATGGTGGCCCGCGAAGTCGGCAGATTCATGGGGCCGGGATCAGTATTCGGGTGGACGGGGGGTATGTAGAGTGGCTGACGGGGACGGCACCCTCATCGGGAGTCTCTCGAAGTTGATGGAAACGCCCGCGGGGCAGGGTATGGATTCGACTTCGTTCCTGTGCATGCTGGGCCTTCTAAACGTGCAGACGATCATGACGGTCGTCCAGAAGGCCACCGAAGAGCAGACGGTGGTTTCGGAGGCTGTCAAGAAGTCGGGGCCTGACGCCCAGTCGCTGGCGCAGGCGCTATCGGGGCTGCTCGCCGGCCAGGCGGGGCAGGGAGGTCAGGGGGGCCAGAAGATAAACCCCGCAACCCTCCTCAGCCTGGTAAACGTGCTGGCAAGCCAGATGGAGAAGGGCGGGGCCCCTAAACAGGAGCAGAAGGCGGAAGAACCGGCGCTCCCAGCCAGATTGGAGCACAGGGGTGAAGTCCGCAGGGGGCAGGGGGACCCGGGGGCCGACCAGAGGGATGCGAAGGCGGCAAGCCAGAAATAGCAGGCGGCGCCCCGGGGCGCGTCCGGCAGATGATGTGGCTGATGCTTCTCCCGTCCTTCGCCCGCGCCCCGCGACCGTGCATGTAGACAGGCTGGAGGGAACGGCACATGCCGTCTAAGATTCGCCTGGGCCGGCCGAGGGTCGGCCTGGCCCTGGGTGGGGGTGGCATGCGCGGGGCCGCGCATATAGGGGTCCTCAAGGTGCTTGAAGAGGAAAACGTGCGGATCGACTACATCGCGGGGACGAGCGTCGGGAGCATCGTCGCCGCGCTGTACGCCTGCGGGTACCGCGCCGCCGACCTGGTGGACCTGACCGTTTCCCTCAAGTCAGAGGATATCTTCGACTATACGTTCAGCTTCAGAAGAATTCTCGCCATGGCCGTGAAGGTGCTGTTCGACTACATGGCGGTCCCAACCGACTGGATGCCGAACCCGCCAATGGGCCTGATAAAGGGCAGGCATCTCGAGAATTGGGTGCATCAGATGACCGGCGGGAAGACGTTCCGCGACACGGAGATCCCGCTGGCGATTATCGCCGTCGACATCGACACTGGCCGCCAGGTGGTGTTCGCATCCAATTCCGCCACGAAGGCGCTGGGCAGGTGCTACCCGTCCGCGCTGATGGCCGAGGACGAACCGCTCTCGCTGGCGGTGCGGGCAAGCAGTGCGATCCCGATCATCTTCCTGCCCCGGAAATACGCCGGGATGAACCTGGTCGACGGGGCGCTCCTGAACAACGTGCCCGCCGACGCCCTCAAGGCCTGGGGGGCAGACGTCGTCATCGCCGTAGACCTGGAGTTCGCCAACCAGCGGGGCGCGCTCATCGACAACGCCGTCGAGGTGGTTATCCAGGCGATCGACATGATGGGCCAGGAGATCACCGACCTCAAGCTGGCCAAATACGCCGACGTCGTGGTGAGGCCGGACGTTTACGACGTCGGCCTCACCGACTTCCACCGGATCCCCGAACTCATACAACGTGGCGAACAGGCCACGCGCGAGGTCCTGCCCCAGATACGCCGGTTCATCCCCCCGTACGCTTAGCCGCCACCCGGGGTGTCCCACCCGGCCGCCCGGCCCCCGCCGCCTCCGGAAGGAAAAGCGCCCAAGCGATAGAAAAGCGGTAGAAAAGCCAATACGCCTCCTTCTCACGGAGGATAATAGAGCGTGTCCGGTCACAGGACGTCTTACGGGGGCGCTTATGGAGGGAACTCGGGCGGAAATATACCTGGATAATGCCGCAACCACGCGTGCGAGCGCCGAAGTCGCCGCGGAGGTTTCGCGCTGCCTTCTGGAGGCATACGGAAACCCCTCTTCCCTGCACCCGAAAGGAATCGAGGCTGAAGAGGTGGTGGACAGGGCCGCCCGCGCCGTGGCTTCGGCGCTCGGCGGGGGCAAGAGCAACATCGTATTCACGTCCGGAGGCACCGAGGCGAACAACCTCGCCATCTTCGGCGCGGTCTCCTGGCGCCGGCGGCCGGGAGCCAGGATAATCAGCAGTCGAATCGAGCACCCCTCGGTGTTCAACACGGTCAAGGAACTCGAGTCGCTGGGTTTTGAAGTCGTGTTCGCCGGTGTCGACCGCGACGGTGTTATAGACCTCGACGAGTTCCGGGGGCTACTTACGCCCGCCACGGTCCTGGTAAGCGTGATGCACGTCAACAACGAGACCGGCGCGGTGCAGCCACTGGACGCGATAGCGGCGGCGGTGCGCGCCTGTGACGGTAAACCCCTGCTGCACGTGGATGCCGTGCAGTCGCTCGGCCACGTCCCGTTCCGGCCCCAGGATTCAGGAGTCGACCTGGCCAGCGTCAGCGCGCATAAGGTGCACGGCCCCAAAGGGGTGGGCGCGCTCTGGATACGGGACGGCGTCCGGCTCCGGCCCATCATCTACGGGGGCGGACAGCAGCATTCCATCCGGAGCGGGACGGAGAACGTGCCGGGCATATCGGGGTTCGGGGTCGCTTGCTCGCAGATCGCCGCCGACCCGGGCTTCGCCGAGAGGGAGCTCGGGCCAATCCGCGAGACCCTGGCCAGGCGGATTGAATCCGAGATACCGGATGCCGCGCTGCTGAGCCCGCGCCACGGTGCGGCCCCACACATCCTGAACGTGGCGTTCCGCGGCGTCAAGGGCGAGGTCCTCGTGAGGATGCTGGGCTCCCGGGGCGTCCACGTCTCCACCGGCGCCGCGTGTTCCTCGCGCAAGGGCGAAACCAGCAGGGTGCTCGAGGCGATGGGAGTGCCCCGCGACCTCGCTGTGGGGTCGATAAGGCTGAGTCTCGGCAGGTACAACTCGCTCGCGGAGGTCGACACGGTCACCGGCCACTTGAAGGAGGTTGTGGCGGGACTCAGGGGGTTCCACAGGTAGAATGGAGAACGGAGTTATACTGCTGCGGTACGGCGAGATCGGCCTCAAGGGCCGGAACAGGTCCTTTTTCGAAGACACCCTCGTGAGAAACGTGTCCTCCTCGCTAGGGGACATCCCATCCCGGGTCACGAACGAATACGGCCGTGTAATCGCCCGCGTCCCCTGCGGAGAATCCCGCGCAGCCGTCGAACGCTTGAAGCGCGTGTTCGGCGTCGTGTCGTTGAGCCCCGCGGTGAGGGTACCCCTCAGCATAGAAGCGATCGAGGAGGCGGCGTACGACGCCCTCTCCGCCGCGGCGCGCCCGCCGTTCACGTTTAGAGTGAGTGCCAGCCGCGCCAACAAACGCTTCCCTCTCACCTCACCCGAGATAAACCGCGCGGTCGGGGCCTACATCCTGGACCGGTTCGACGGTGGGGCCTCGGTGGATCTACGAGACCCGACGGCCACCGCGTGGGTCGAAGTGCGCAGCGACGGGGCTTACGTATACTCGGAGGTGATACCCGGGCCCGGCGGCTTGCCGCTCGGTTCCAGCGGGAAGGGCCTGCTTCTCCTGTCGGGTGGCATCGACAGCCCCGTAGCAGGGTGGTACATGATGAAACGCGGCCTGCTCCTCGAGGCCCTGCATTTCTACAGCTTCCCA from Bacillota bacterium includes:
- the thiI gene encoding tRNA 4-thiouridine(8) synthase ThiI, whose amino-acid sequence is MENGVILLRYGEIGLKGRNRSFFEDTLVRNVSSSLGDIPSRVTNEYGRVIARVPCGESRAAVERLKRVFGVVSLSPAVRVPLSIEAIEEAAYDALSAAARPPFTFRVSASRANKRFPLTSPEINRAVGAYILDRFDGGASVDLRDPTATAWVEVRSDGAYVYSEVIPGPGGLPLGSSGKGLLLLSGGIDSPVAGWYMMKRGLLLEALHFYSFPFTSEKSKRKVMDLCETLSTWGSPVVLHVCPFGEVQQEIGRTCPDEMITIVMRRMMLRIAERVALKQGCQALITGESVGQVASQTLESMATIGNVTRMTILRPLCGLDKTEIIARAREIGTFGTSIQPYEDCCALFVPKNPRTKPGLEQAESAEGGLDVEGLVKQAVERIETITPQ
- a CDS encoding YbaB/EbfC family nucleoid-associated protein, with protein sequence MGDGFADMMQQFQEIRAEMERVREALRAKTIDASSGPVKVTINGHQEIVSVSLTPEFAQDPRRLEESIKAAVNDAIMKSQNMVAREVGRFMGPGSVFGWTGGM
- a CDS encoding S8 family serine peptidase, producing the protein MGFTEGSLPEGKISAEIMSVLPRVCERLPVIIELSSDAVALDAIPAKLEGFEFKCDLAIINAIAGTISPDQIQSLAAKPSVYKVYPDKMVQACLNVATPALRAHLIQQRGTTGKSVTAAVVDTGVHPHPDLTRPENRLVAFADFVGKKGSPYDDNGHGTHVAGEIAGNGYSSNGRYKGIAPEARIAGVKVLDQNGKGQTSTVIQGLDWCLKNRSRHNIRVVNLSMGSPAGSPPHEDPLCKAVERLWDAGIVVLVAAGNDGPADKTILSPGNDPKVITIGAMDDKRTVERKDDAIADFSARGPTAEGLAKPDILAPGVGITSLKVPKGSPGFRLRGSSRTYQALSGTSMATSLAAGVAVLMLDHEPGLTPDEVKQRMMSSAENRGYDANVQGRGYIDANKAVRP
- a CDS encoding cysteine desulfurase — its product is MEGTRAEIYLDNAATTRASAEVAAEVSRCLLEAYGNPSSLHPKGIEAEEVVDRAARAVASALGGGKSNIVFTSGGTEANNLAIFGAVSWRRRPGARIISSRIEHPSVFNTVKELESLGFEVVFAGVDRDGVIDLDEFRGLLTPATVLVSVMHVNNETGAVQPLDAIAAAVRACDGKPLLHVDAVQSLGHVPFRPQDSGVDLASVSAHKVHGPKGVGALWIRDGVRLRPIIYGGGQQHSIRSGTENVPGISGFGVACSQIAADPGFAERELGPIRETLARRIESEIPDAALLSPRHGAAPHILNVAFRGVKGEVLVRMLGSRGVHVSTGAACSSRKGETSRVLEAMGVPRDLAVGSIRLSLGRYNSLAEVDTVTGHLKEVVAGLRGFHR
- a CDS encoding patatin-like phospholipase family protein; protein product: MPSKIRLGRPRVGLALGGGGMRGAAHIGVLKVLEEENVRIDYIAGTSVGSIVAALYACGYRAADLVDLTVSLKSEDIFDYTFSFRRILAMAVKVLFDYMAVPTDWMPNPPMGLIKGRHLENWVHQMTGGKTFRDTEIPLAIIAVDIDTGRQVVFASNSATKALGRCYPSALMAEDEPLSLAVRASSAIPIIFLPRKYAGMNLVDGALLNNVPADALKAWGADVVIAVDLEFANQRGALIDNAVEVVIQAIDMMGQEITDLKLAKYADVVVRPDVYDVGLTDFHRIPELIQRGEQATREVLPQIRRFIPPYA
- a CDS encoding L,D-transpeptidase family protein, giving the protein MVFATRYLRLMDPPMVGPDVSLTQGRLKALGIYEGEINGVFDEATAEAVRRFQQRNGLRVDGIVGPDTYNALQLGEAIDVWQSPRTGPRISIDLVRRRLFLYRAGVLLETFPVAIGKPSTPTPPGNWVIVDKQENPGGAFGARWMRLSTRWGGYGIHGTDTPESIGRAVSHGCVRMLNENVITVYNQAPLGTNVKIQGEAMTGRILRIGVEPADDVRLVQERLKALGYYRGDVDGFYGPLTAGAVMAFQRDRGLDPDGIVGPATYEELELAWDQATGDRRP